A genome region from Euphorbia lathyris chromosome 4, ddEupLath1.1, whole genome shotgun sequence includes the following:
- the LOC136225746 gene encoding psbP-like protein 1, chloroplastic gives MASLQNSPSLYHSLSPTSFSQIGLQRKPGSFPCCGRCISFITRAEQSLPSSTSNSQVRSGRRELIAVSVIAPWVSLETQTSSSFAAENKKGFLPVTDQKDGYSFLFPFGWQEVSIEGQDKVFKDVIEPLESVSVNLIPTSKLDIRDFGPPQQLAESLIKRVLVPPSQKSKLIEASEHDVDGKAYYTFEFIAQAPNYTRHALSTVCIGNGKFYTLTTGANERRWGKMKDKLHEVIDSFKIFNV, from the exons ATGGCTTCTTTACAAAACTCACCTTCTCTTTATCACTCTCTATCTCCTACCTCTTTTTCTCAG ATAGGATTACAAAGGAAGCCTGGTTCATTTCCTTGCTGTGGAAGATGCATTTCATTTATCACTCGTGCTGAGCAATCTTTGCCAAGTTCTACTTCTAATTCTCAAG TTAGGTCAGGGAGACGTGAACTAATTGCTGTGAGTGTGATTGCCCCTTGGGTTTCTCTGGAAACCCAAACTTCTTCATCAT TTGCTGCAGAAAACAAAAAGGGTTTCCTACCAGTCACAGACCAGAAGGATGGCTACTCATTCCTCTTTCCATTCGGGTGGCAG GAAGTCTCCATTGAAGGTCAAGACAAGGTATTCAAAGATGTTATTGAGCCATTAGAAAGTGTCAGTGTAAATCTGATCCCTACAAGCAAACTAGATATCAGAGACTTCGGACCTCCGCAACAG CTTGCCGAATCATTGATAAAGAGAGTTTTAGTCCCTCCATCCCAGAAATCAAAACTAATTGAAGCATCCGAG CATGATGTTGATGGAAAAGCTTATTACACATTTGAATtcattgctcaagctccaaacTATACCCGCCATGCTCTTAGTACAGTCTGTATTGGTAATG GTAAATTCTACACATTGACAACAGGTGCCAATGAGCGGAGATGGGGCAAGATGAAAGATAAATTGCACGAGGTCATTGATTCCTTTAAAATTTTCAATGTTTGA
- the LOC136227669 gene encoding large ribosomal subunit protein uL23 isoform X2 — MAPKASTKKTDPKAQAVKAAKAVKSGPTFKKAKKIRTKVTFHRPRTLKKERSPKYPRISAPPRNKLDHYQILKYPLTTESAMKKIEDNNTLVFIVDLRADKKKIKDAVKKMYDIQTKKVNTLIRPDGTKKAYVRLTPDYDALDVANKIGII; from the exons ATGGCGCCCAAAG CATCTACCAAAAAGACCGATCCCAAGGCTCAGGCCGTGAAGGCTGCAAAGGCTGTAAAATCAGGGCCAACATTTAAGAAAGCTAAGAAGATCCGGACAAAGGTCACATTCCACAGGCCTAGGAcattaaagaaagaaagaagccCGAAGTATCCACGCATCAGCGCACCACCAAGGAACAAACTAGATCATTATCAAATTCTCAAATACCCATTGACCACCGAGTCTGCCATGAAGAAAATTGAGGATAATAATACTCTTGTGTTCATTGTTGACCTGAGGGCTGACAAGAAGAAAATCAAAGATGCTGTGAAGAAAATGTATGACATTCAGACAAAGAAAGTTAACACACTGATCAG GCCTGATGGAACCAAGAAAGCGTATGTCAGGTTGACTCCGGACTACGATGCCTTGGATGTGGCAAACAAGATTGGCATTATATAA
- the LOC136227669 gene encoding large ribosomal subunit protein uL23 isoform X1: protein MAPKAASTKKTDPKAQAVKAAKAVKSGPTFKKAKKIRTKVTFHRPRTLKKERSPKYPRISAPPRNKLDHYQILKYPLTTESAMKKIEDNNTLVFIVDLRADKKKIKDAVKKMYDIQTKKVNTLIRPDGTKKAYVRLTPDYDALDVANKIGII from the exons ATGGCGCCCAAAG CAGCATCTACCAAAAAGACCGATCCCAAGGCTCAGGCCGTGAAGGCTGCAAAGGCTGTAAAATCAGGGCCAACATTTAAGAAAGCTAAGAAGATCCGGACAAAGGTCACATTCCACAGGCCTAGGAcattaaagaaagaaagaagccCGAAGTATCCACGCATCAGCGCACCACCAAGGAACAAACTAGATCATTATCAAATTCTCAAATACCCATTGACCACCGAGTCTGCCATGAAGAAAATTGAGGATAATAATACTCTTGTGTTCATTGTTGACCTGAGGGCTGACAAGAAGAAAATCAAAGATGCTGTGAAGAAAATGTATGACATTCAGACAAAGAAAGTTAACACACTGATCAG GCCTGATGGAACCAAGAAAGCGTATGTCAGGTTGACTCCGGACTACGATGCCTTGGATGTGGCAAACAAGATTGGCATTATATAA